One part of the Triplophysa dalaica isolate WHDGS20190420 chromosome 25, ASM1584641v1, whole genome shotgun sequence genome encodes these proteins:
- the si:dkeyp-113d7.10 gene encoding zinc finger and SCAN domain-containing protein 21 isoform X6, whose amino-acid sequence MEHVLVFAVCELTKIVEDSFDDLLVEFTEKERENQILKDQLRDQNEEEDDELVGGQTKDYYNDSDSPSSSKVERRDSSQEPLSKKGREKEPAETTNEPDKQTVIAVAQDWVPILDKVFGQKWCSDLWQIKEVTSEEECTALGSGSMTDVDSLIRETLMPSCLATQKKLDVVQPPWSQSEEMEVLSLSADSRGIVSSTGDDSHIRSSSMLQRLLTLPSQLLEGDEESMDAAPSLEASLDPAVPEMCGEPKSDRTPATIKREQRNEEKEEDEPDEDDDDETKQSKHKGRRKAHVCKECGRKFSRTHLLRAHRLTHEETANRCSQCGKSFSQPSKLQAHLRTHAAKAV is encoded by the exons ATGGAACACGTCCTGGTTTTCGCCGTTTGCGAGCTGACCAAAATAGTGGAAGACAGCTTTGACGACCTGCTCGTGGAGTTCACCGAGAAAGAACGGGAAAACCAGATACTGAAAGATCAGTTGCGGGATCAAAACGAAGAGGAGGACGATGAGTTGGTCGGTGGGCAAACGAAGGATTACTACAACGACTCCGACTCTCCCAGTAGTTCCAAAGTGGAAAGGCGAGATAGCTCACAGGAGCCGTTGTCCAAAAAAGGACGAGAAAAGGAGCCCGCTGAAACTACCAATG AACCAGACAAGCAGACCGTCATTGCTGTTGCGCAGGACTGGGTGCCGATTCTCGATAAAGTGTTCGGTCAGAAGTGGTGCAGTGACCTCTGGCAGATCAAAGAAGTCACCAGTGAGGAGGAATGCACCGCGCTGGGCTCGGGTTCGATGACGGATGTGGACAGCTTGATTCGAGAGACGCTCATGCCGTCCTGCCTGGCCACCCAGAAGAAGCTTGACGTGGTACAGCCTCCGTGGTCGCAGTCGGAAGAAATGGAAGTCCTTTCTCTTTCAGCGGACTCAAGAGGCATTGTTAGTTCCACAG GTGACGATTCTCATATCAGATCTTCCTCCATGTTACAAAGACTCCTGACTCTCCCGTCACAGTTGCTCGAGGGCGACGAGGAGTCCATGGATGCTGCACCCAGTTTGGAAGCGTCCCTGGATCCGGCCGTTCCTGAAATGTGCGGTGAACCCAAGAGCGATCGGACCCCAGCGACTATAAAAAGGGAACAAAGGAATGAAGAAAAGGAAGAAGATGAGCCGGACGAGGACGATGACGATGAGACGAAACAGTCGAAACACAAAGGTAGGAGGAAAGCTCATGTGTGCAAAGAGTGTGGCAGAAAGTTCAGCCGTACACATCTTCTCAGAGCTCACCGGCTGACACACGAGGAGACGGCAAACCGATGCTCGCAGTGCGGAAAGAGCTTCTCGCAGCCGTCAAAGCTCCAAGCTCACTTACGGACGCACGCTGCCAAAGCAGTATGA